In Drosophila pseudoobscura strain MV-25-SWS-2005 chromosome 4, UCI_Dpse_MV25, whole genome shotgun sequence, the following proteins share a genomic window:
- the RpL27A gene encoding 60S ribosomal protein L27a, whose translation MSNIKRKKTRKLRGHVSHGHGRIGKHRKHPGGRGNAGGMHHHRINFDKYHPGYFGKVGMRNFHLRRQHKFRPEINLDKLWSLVGPEKFVELEKEKSTKAPVIDLVKFGYYKLLGRGHLPARPVIVKAKYFSKKAEDKIKKAGGVCLLSA comes from the exons TCAAATATCAAGCGGAAGAAGACCAGAAAGCTGCGTGGTCATGTCAGCCATGGTCATGGTCGTATCGGCAAGCACCGCAAGCATCCCGGAGGTCGCGGTAACGCTGGTGGCATGCACCACCACCGCATCAACTTCGACAAATACCATCCTGGCTACTTCGGCAAGGTCGGTATGAGGAACTTCCACTTGCGCCGCCAGCACAAGTTCAGGCCCGAAATCAACCTGGACAAACTCTGGTCCCTGGTCGGTCCCGAGAAATTCGTcgagctggagaaggagaagagcACAAAGGCTCCCGTCATCGATTTGGTGAAATTC GGCTACTACAAGCTGCTGGGTCGTGGTCATCTGCCCGCCCGCCCCGTCATTGTGAAGGCCAAGTACTTCTCCAAGAAGGCTGAAGACAAAATCAAGAAGGCCGGTGGTGTGTGCTTGCTGAGCGCCTAA
- the Gs1l gene encoding probable pseudouridine-5'-phosphatase isoform X2, translating to MAKKVLRNVTHCIFDMDGLLLDTERIYEEVTKQIAASYGRPYPVATRFRVMGTTEQRSAEIVISECNLPISLNDFLKRYSDMCHKRLGNVPLLEGAARLLRHLHANKVPFALATSSGADMVELKSTHHKELFNLFNHKVCGSTDAEVKNGKPAPDIFLVAAGRFGDTPDPSKCLVFEDSPNGVTAGESAGMQVIMVPDPRLSEERCSHATQVLRSLEDFKPEQFGLPPFSD from the exons atggccaaaaaggtATTGAGAAATGTGACCCACTGCATCTTCGATATGGACGGCCTGTTGCTGG ACACTGAGAGAATATACGAGGAGGTCACTAAGCAAATAGCCGCCTCCTATGGCCGTCCATATCCGGTGGCAACGCGGTTTCGGGTTATGGGCACCACGGAACAGCGATCGGCCGAAATCGTCATCAGCGAATGCAATTTGCCCATTTCGTTGAATGACTTCCTCAAGCGCTATTCGGATATGTGCCACAAGCGTCTTGGAAACGTTCCGCTTCTGGAAG GTGCCGCACGCCTTTTGCGTCATTTGCATGCCAATAAGGTACCTTTCGCCCTGGCCACCAGCTCCGGAGCCGACATGGTGGAGCTGAAGTCCACACACCACAAGGAACTATTCAATTTGTTCAATCACAAGGTGTGCGGCTCCACCGACGCCGAGGTGAAGAACGGCAAACCAGCGCCCGATATATTTTTGGTGGCCGCTGGAAGGTTCGGTGACACGCCAGATCCGTCCAAGTGCTTGGTGTTTGAGGATTCGCCCAACGGCGTGACGGCTGGTGAAAGTGCTGGCATGCAGGTGATTATGGTACCAGATCCACGCTTGTCCGAGGAGCGATGCTCCCATGCCACACAAGTGCTGCGGTCCCTGGAGGATTTCAAGCCGGAGCAGTTTGGTCTGCCGCCGTTTAGCGATTGA
- the Sf3b5 gene encoding splicing factor 3B subunit 5: MGERYNIHSQLEHLQSKYIGTGHADTTKFEWLTNQHRDSLASYMGHYDILNYFAIAENESKARVRFNLMERMLQPCGPPPEKLDD, encoded by the coding sequence ATGGGCGAACGCTACAATATCCACAGCCAGCTGGAGCATCTCCAGAGCAAGTACATCGGCACCGGGCACGCGGATACGACCAAGTTCGAGTGGCTGACCAACCAGCACCGGGACTCGCTGGCCAGCTACATGGGGCACTACGATATACTCAATTACTTCGCCATTGCGGAGAACGAGTCGAAGGCCCGGGTCCGGTTTAATCTGATGGAGCGCATGCTGCAGCCTTGTGGACCACCCCCCGAGAAGCTGGATGATTAA
- the ND-B8 gene encoding NADH dehydrogenase [ubiquinone] 1 alpha subcomplex subunit 2: protein MRLTLTRLAALTPKLKELRIVLDPTGDASKGAREFVQKFYPNLKRDNPNLPIMVRECAGAQPRLWARYGKGKEISVSLTNREAPDIQKQLEAVGK, encoded by the exons ATGCGTCTGACGTTGACCCGCCTTGCCGCGCTTACGCCGAAACTGAAGGAGCTGCGCATCGTATTGGATCCAACCGGCGATGCCTCCAAAGGAGCAAG GGAATTTGTGCAGAAATTCTATCCCAATCTGAAGAGAGACAACCCCAACCTGCCAATCATGGTGCGCGAATGCGCCGGAGCCCAGCCACGGCTGTGGGCACGCTATG GTAAAGGCAAGGAAATCTCCGTGTCGCTGACTAACCGGGAGGCTCCAGACATTCAAAAACAGTTGGAAGCGGTGGGCAAGTAA
- the Gs1l gene encoding probable pseudouridine-5'-phosphatase isoform X1 — MAKKVLRNVTHCIFDMDGLLLDTERLYTEAAQKVLDPYGKTFTFDVKEQLMGLQTQQVAEFMVNTYELPITWEEYAKQQRDNALTLMGNAQLMPGAARLLRHLHANKVPFALATSSGADMVELKSTHHKELFNLFNHKVCGSTDAEVKNGKPAPDIFLVAAGRFGDTPDPSKCLVFEDSPNGVTAGESAGMQVIMVPDPRLSEERCSHATQVLRSLEDFKPEQFGLPPFSD; from the exons atggccaaaaaggtATTGAGAAATGTGACCCACTGCATCTTCGATATGGACGGCCTGTTGCTGG ACACCGAGCGCCTATACACGGAGGCCGCGCAAAAAGTACTCGATCCGTACGGCAAGACGTTCACGTTCGATGTTAAGGAGCAGCTAATGGGTCTGCAGACACAGCAGGTGGCTGAGTTTATGGTCAATACATACGAACTGCCGATCACCTGGGAGGAGTATGCCAAACAACAACGCGACAATGCGCTAACCTTAATGGGGAATGCCCAATTGATGCCAG GTGCCGCACGCCTTTTGCGTCATTTGCATGCCAATAAGGTACCTTTCGCCCTGGCCACCAGCTCCGGAGCCGACATGGTGGAGCTGAAGTCCACACACCACAAGGAACTATTCAATTTGTTCAATCACAAGGTGTGCGGCTCCACCGACGCCGAGGTGAAGAACGGCAAACCAGCGCCCGATATATTTTTGGTGGCCGCTGGAAGGTTCGGTGACACGCCAGATCCGTCCAAGTGCTTGGTGTTTGAGGATTCGCCCAACGGCGTGACGGCTGGTGAAAGTGCTGGCATGCAGGTGATTATGGTACCAGATCCACGCTTGTCCGAGGAGCGATGCTCCCATGCCACACAAGTGCTGCGGTCCCTGGAGGATTTCAAGCCGGAGCAGTTTGGTCTGCCGCCGTTTAGCGATTGA